Proteins encoded together in one Microbacterium sp. zg-Y625 window:
- a CDS encoding glycoside hydrolase family 2 TIM barrel-domain containing protein — protein sequence MRAALNDGWSFRAKATPFDEIGGAEGNDWREVTVPHDALIGTERSKEAPRGETTGYFRGGAFEYRRLLNVPSKDRGKLIALEFDGVYRNANVYVNGALAGQDAFGYSRFTVRIDPFINFDTDNEIRVDARTHLDSRWYTGAGIYRDVHLVVKNPVHVAVDGLRVTTPDVDQEWATVVVSADIESLLSTSITARIDTVVEDASGTEVARGTTPLTLLPHSTAVTRQRLLVAGPALWDVDTPELYTARVEVTADDVIDSTATQFGIRTLKVDPVRGLRINGRSVKLRGACIHHDNGPLGSAAFGDAEERKVRLLKEAGFNAIRSAHNPASSALLDACDRLGMLVMDEAFDMWTQAKTAFDYSFEFPQWWEKDIASLVAKDINHPSVIFYSIGNEIPETGDRFGAVWSRRLAEKVRELDPTRLVTNGINGFVSVLDMVLEGRRRRASAEPGAAGGGVNTMMGAIGAMMNQIQSSEPVTSRTEESFAVLDVAGMNYGVARYELDRELFPDRVILGTETWPGDIDANWALVQSNSHVLGDFTWTGFDYLGEAGIGVLRYDEPTDDSGSGFATTFPGLTAFTGDLDITGFRRPVSYYRETVFGLRRQPYIAVQRPERYGQGFRAVSPWAWSDTVSSWSWRGSEGQRTNVEVYSAGTDVELFLDGVSLGIARVGETRAFRADFDVEYQPGELTAVSCNEGVETGRTTLTTPGTDIRLTLRPDKDAVAMGGLIFVEVQLEDAGGILHTAADRIVRISLDGPATLLGFASGRPVTAESFVDSEHSTFDGRALAVVRATGAGKFSMTATAEGVSDTTIVVPVG from the coding sequence ATGCGCGCGGCGCTCAACGACGGCTGGAGCTTTCGCGCCAAGGCGACTCCCTTCGATGAGATCGGGGGGGCAGAAGGCAACGACTGGCGTGAGGTTACGGTGCCCCATGATGCTCTGATAGGAACGGAACGCTCCAAGGAAGCACCGCGCGGAGAGACGACCGGCTACTTCCGGGGCGGTGCGTTCGAGTACCGACGCTTGCTGAACGTCCCGTCGAAGGACCGAGGAAAGCTCATAGCCCTGGAGTTCGATGGCGTGTACCGCAACGCCAATGTGTACGTCAACGGCGCGCTCGCAGGGCAGGATGCTTTCGGGTATTCGCGGTTCACGGTGCGAATTGACCCGTTCATCAACTTCGACACCGACAACGAGATTCGGGTCGATGCTCGCACGCACCTGGACTCACGCTGGTACACCGGTGCCGGCATCTACCGCGATGTCCACCTGGTCGTCAAAAACCCCGTGCATGTCGCGGTCGACGGACTGCGGGTTACAACCCCCGATGTGGACCAAGAGTGGGCGACCGTAGTCGTATCGGCCGACATCGAGAGCCTTCTGTCGACCAGCATCACAGCACGGATCGATACCGTGGTCGAGGACGCGTCGGGGACCGAAGTCGCTCGTGGCACCACGCCCCTCACACTGCTCCCTCACAGCACCGCAGTCACGAGGCAGCGACTCCTCGTCGCGGGGCCAGCACTTTGGGACGTCGACACCCCGGAGCTGTACACAGCGCGCGTGGAAGTGACAGCCGACGATGTGATCGACAGCACGGCCACTCAATTCGGCATCCGCACGCTGAAGGTCGACCCCGTCCGCGGCCTGCGAATCAATGGGCGCTCGGTGAAGCTTCGAGGCGCTTGCATTCATCACGACAACGGGCCGCTTGGCTCCGCGGCTTTCGGCGACGCGGAGGAGCGAAAGGTACGTCTGCTCAAGGAAGCCGGCTTCAACGCGATTCGCAGCGCCCATAACCCGGCAAGCAGCGCCCTGCTCGACGCGTGCGATCGGCTGGGGATGCTCGTCATGGACGAAGCATTCGACATGTGGACCCAAGCCAAGACGGCCTTCGATTATTCATTCGAGTTCCCCCAGTGGTGGGAGAAAGACATCGCGTCACTCGTCGCGAAGGACATCAATCACCCGTCGGTCATCTTCTATTCAATTGGAAACGAGATACCTGAGACCGGGGACCGGTTCGGCGCGGTGTGGAGTCGCCGCTTGGCCGAGAAGGTACGTGAGCTGGATCCCACGAGGCTCGTGACCAACGGCATCAACGGATTCGTATCCGTCCTGGACATGGTCCTCGAAGGTCGCCGTCGACGCGCCTCCGCCGAACCGGGTGCTGCCGGCGGTGGCGTCAACACGATGATGGGGGCCATCGGAGCGATGATGAATCAGATCCAGTCCTCTGAGCCCGTGACGTCCCGAACCGAAGAGTCCTTCGCCGTCCTCGACGTTGCAGGCATGAACTACGGGGTTGCGCGTTACGAACTCGACCGCGAGCTGTTTCCGGATCGCGTCATACTGGGCACCGAAACGTGGCCCGGCGACATCGACGCGAACTGGGCCCTCGTCCAGTCGAATTCGCATGTGCTGGGTGACTTCACCTGGACCGGATTCGACTACCTCGGCGAGGCGGGTATCGGCGTTCTTCGCTATGACGAGCCCACCGACGACAGCGGGTCTGGGTTCGCGACGACCTTTCCGGGACTCACTGCCTTCACGGGCGACCTCGACATCACGGGCTTCCGTCGCCCGGTCTCCTATTACCGGGAGACGGTATTCGGGTTGCGCCGCCAGCCATACATTGCGGTGCAGCGTCCCGAACGCTACGGCCAGGGCTTCCGGGCGGTGTCACCGTGGGCGTGGAGCGATACCGTGTCGAGCTGGTCATGGCGGGGGTCGGAGGGACAGCGTACGAACGTCGAGGTCTACAGCGCCGGAACCGATGTGGAGCTCTTCCTCGACGGTGTGAGCTTGGGCATCGCCCGCGTTGGCGAGACTCGCGCCTTTCGTGCCGACTTCGATGTGGAGTATCAGCCCGGCGAGCTCACTGCCGTCTCCTGCAACGAAGGTGTTGAAACCGGCCGCACCACTCTGACCACACCGGGGACGGACATCCGCTTGACGCTACGTCCCGATAAGGACGCAGTCGCCATGGGGGGCCTCATCTTCGTGGAGGTGCAGCTCGAGGACGCCGGTGGAATTCTGCACACCGCAGCCGACCGGATCGTGAGGATATCGCTAGACGGTCCCGCCACGCTTCTGGGGTTCGCGAGCGGACGGCCCGTGACGGCAGAGTCCTTCGTGGATTCGGAGCACTCCACGTTCGATGGACGTGCGTTGGCTGTGGTGCGCGCCACCGGCGCCGGCAAGTTCAGCATGACGGCCACCGCGGAGGGCGTAAGCGACACCACGATCGTAGTCCCGGTCGGTTGA
- a CDS encoding LacI family DNA-binding transcriptional regulator, translating into MTTSPGLPRPATSADVARHAGVSRSTVSNILNGNDARFSDETRRRVHEAARELDYRPSVAGRSLVSGRSDTIVVLVANSSFAAHFQDAVDRVMKSTRQIGGNVVIRMAGETPQATSDAVAVLRPLAVVDFGVLSPDERASLEARGTIIVPSLPVTHESDDLDGGIAALQASALLEHHPAALWFAGLTRQERDPYVPSRYAALAKVCEREALPRPGRIDLELTVESGVSVLRRVLDGPMPAGIACYNDEVALTLVAAARELGVEVPSAIAVVGVDNSPLGRMWSPPLTTIDTDLLGMVDAITVELRIRLGEEGLEMPRSHNNFSLVRGGTA; encoded by the coding sequence ATGACCACGAGCCCGGGATTGCCGCGCCCGGCGACGAGCGCCGACGTCGCCCGTCACGCCGGCGTGTCCCGGTCGACGGTCAGCAATATCCTCAACGGCAATGATGCTCGGTTCTCGGACGAGACGCGTAGGCGAGTCCATGAGGCGGCCCGTGAGCTGGACTATCGGCCGTCCGTCGCTGGGCGATCTCTCGTCAGCGGACGCAGCGACACCATTGTCGTCCTCGTGGCGAACTCTAGCTTCGCTGCGCACTTTCAGGACGCCGTTGATCGCGTCATGAAGAGCACCCGACAGATCGGAGGGAACGTCGTCATCCGAATGGCCGGCGAGACCCCCCAGGCGACTTCGGACGCCGTCGCCGTGTTGCGCCCGCTCGCCGTTGTCGACTTCGGAGTTCTCTCCCCGGACGAGCGTGCGTCCCTCGAGGCGCGCGGCACGATCATCGTGCCGTCCCTTCCAGTCACGCATGAATCAGATGACCTTGATGGCGGTATCGCAGCTCTCCAGGCGTCCGCGCTGTTGGAGCATCATCCAGCAGCGCTGTGGTTTGCGGGGTTGACGCGTCAAGAGCGGGATCCCTACGTCCCGAGTCGGTACGCCGCACTCGCGAAGGTCTGCGAGAGGGAAGCCCTACCCCGTCCGGGACGGATCGACCTCGAATTGACCGTGGAGAGCGGGGTGTCGGTCCTCCGGAGGGTGCTCGATGGACCGATGCCCGCTGGCATTGCCTGTTACAACGATGAGGTCGCTTTGACGCTCGTCGCCGCGGCGCGCGAACTCGGGGTGGAAGTGCCGAGCGCGATCGCGGTCGTGGGTGTGGACAACTCGCCGCTCGGGCGCATGTGGTCGCCGCCGCTCACGACAATCGACACTGACCTCCTGGGAATGGTCGACGCAATCACGGTGGAGTTGCGCATTCGTCTGGGAGAAGAAGGGCTCGAGATGCCTCGCAGCCACAACAACTTCTCGCTGGTCCGCGGCGGCACCGCCTAG